Below is a genomic region from Pyxidicoccus trucidator.
GGACGAAGGCCGCGCGGCCCCGGGCCAGCAGCGAGCCTCCGAGCGCCCTGCCCAGGACGCCCGCCAGCCACGACTCCACGCGCGCGCGGGCCAGGGCCACGGCGGCCTTGGGCGACTCGCCGTGGGCCTCCGCGTCCGCGAGTACCCAGAAGGAGAGCGCGGCCAGGTCCTCGGTGGAGGTGAAGCCGAAGCCCTGGAAGAAGGCGTCGAGCGCCACGCGGGTTTCCGGGCTGACCCACACGGAGGCGGGCATGACGGAGGGGCGGGAGGTCAGCGTCGTCACGGTGTCCACAGGTAGCTCCAGGTCTCGGTGAGAGTCTCTGAACCGCGTCGCAGGTACGCGCGCAGTTCGGTGGGAGCGCTGCCGTCGGGCAGCAGCTCGAAGGTGGCGCGCCAGCCGCCGGAGGGCTCGTGGCGCCGCGCGGTGGCCTTCAGCACCTGGCCCTGCGAGGCGGTGATGACGGCCTCCACGGGCCCGTCCCCCGCGGCGGCCGAGGGCGAGAAGTCGAGCACGAAGCGTCGCGCGCCCGCGGTGTCGCCCGCGGCGATGCGCGTGGCGGTGACGAACGAAGCCGTCGCCGGCCACGGCGCCACCGCGCCCCAGTGCAGGCGGTACGCCACGCGCAGCGGTGTGCCCGGCGTCAGCGGCGCGTCCGGCACCCAGAAGGCGACGATGTTGTCGTGGAACTCGTTGGGCGTCGGAATCTCCACCAGCTTCACGGCGCCCGGGCCCCAGTCGCCCACCGGCTCCACCCAGGCGCTGGGGCGCAGCTCGTACCGGGCCTCCAGGTCCTCGTAGCTGGAGAAGACGGTGTCCCGCTGCAGCAGGCCGAAGGCGCGCGGGGCACGGGCGCGGAAGCTGGAGACGCTCAGCCGCGCGGGGTTCTGCAAGGGGCGCCAGAGCTGCTCGCCTTCGCCCGTCCAGACGAAGAGGCCGTCCGAGTCGTGCACCTCGGGGCGGAAGTCGTCCGAGGGCCCCCGGTCATTCTCGCCGAAGAGGTACATGCTCGTCAGCGGCGCCAGGCCCAACTGCTCCACGGCCTTGCGTGAGAACAGCGTCGCCTCCACCTCCATGACGGTGCGTGCGCCGGGAATGAGGGTGAAGCGGTACGCGCCGGTGACGCTGGGGCCGTCGAGCAGCGCGTGCACCACCACGCGGTCCGCGCCGGGCGCCGGGCGCTCCAGCCACAGCTCGCGGAACGCGGGGAACTCCTCGGGGCGCGGCAGCGCGGTGTCGATGGCCACTCCGCGCGCGGACAGCCCGTACACGTTGCCCTGGCCCAGGGCGCGGAAGTAGCTGGCGCCCAGGAAGGACAGCACCTCGTCGAAGTGCTCCTCCCGGTTGAGCGGGTGGGTGAGGCGCAGGCCCGCGAAGCCGTCCGCCTTCGCCAGTGGGGGCGCTGGCACCAGCGTGCCGTAGGTGTAGAACTCGGGCGAGAAGCGCACCGGCTCCACCTGGCCCTTGCTCACCACACTCACGGCCACGGGCGTGGGGTAGAGGAAGCCGGGGTGGAAGAACTGCGCCTGGAAGGGCAGCCCCTCGTCGCGCCACCACGCCTTGTCGTTGCGGTAGCGGATGTCCCGGTACGCGTCGTAGGACAGCCGCGCGTAGGCCTCGGGCAGGGACTGCCGGGGCTCCTGGTAGGGGCGGGCGGCCAGGGCCCTGGCGCGCTCCACCACGGTGCTGGCGGTGAAGGCCTTCGCCGGCGCGGAGGCACCCGGCTTCGCGGGAGCGGCGGCCACGGGGGCGGCCCCGGCCAGGGACAGCACCGCCGCGCACAGCCATGCACTCCAGGACTTCCGCCTCGACGCCTTCACGACCCGTTGCCTCCGAATGAACCGGTACGTCGAACGACCCCCCGGTCCTTCGGAAACCCGCCCGACTTGATGCCGCGCATTACACTCGCGGTGCAGCGCGTCAGGGCATGAGCAACCCGCGTACCAGCGCCCGGTGCCTCGGTCTCTTCAGGCTGAATCCCCTGGGATTTCCGGCACCTGGAAATGCCATCCAGTTGCGGCGCCAAGGAGTCTCGGGATTGGAGGGGCTGTGAAATGGGAGGCTGGGGAGCAGAGGGACAGCCTTCGAGCCGGGCTGTCCAAATCCTCCACAGGTGGACGGCCGCGTCCCCTCACGGCGAGTGCTGGCGGGCCCGGACGTGGATCAGCCGGGGTGTCCCGGGGCCGTCAGGAAATGGGGGCGCGGCGCAGCCGCTCCTGCACCAGGGACAGCAATTCCCGGCCGGCGAAGGGCTTCTCGATGTGGGGGCTGGGCACCGTCTCCAGGAAGGCGCGGGCCTGCTGCGTCACCGCGCCGCCGGTGAGGAACACCACGCGCAGCGCCTGCTCCGGGTAGCGCTCCTTCAGGGCCGAGTAGAAGTCCATGCCGCTCATGCCCGGCATCATCAAGTCACAGAAGACGACGTCGTAGCGCTCCCCGGCCTCGATTCGCTCCAGCGCCTCCTGCGCGCGCGTGGACAGCGTCACGTCATGGTGGGGCCGCAGCGTGCGCCCCAGCGCGGTGCACACCAGCGGCTCGTCATCCACCACCAGCAGCCGGCCGCGCTTCTCCAGGGAGGGCGGCGGGGGCGCGGGGGTTTCCGGGGCCTTCTGCACCGGCACCGTCGGGTGCAGCAGGACGCGGAAGGTGGAGCCCTTGCCGGGCTCGCTCTCCACGTGGATTTCCCCTCCCAGCGCCGCGACGAGGCTGTGGCAGATGGACAGGCCCAGGCCGGTGCCCACCCCCGGCTCCTTGGTGGTGAAGAACGGGTCGAACAGGCGCGGCAGGTGCTCGGAGGCGATGCCCGTGCCCGTGTCCGCCACCTCCACCACCACGCGGCCGTTGCTCGCCACGCGCGTGGCCACCCGGATTTCGTGCCGCTCCGGCGCGCCGCCGGGAATGGCCTGGGCCGCGTTGACCAGCAGGTTGAGGAACACCTGGCCCAGCCGCGACTCGTTGGCGCGCACCGGGGGCACCTCGCCGAAGTGCTTCACCAGCCGCGCGCGGTGGCGGATTTCCGTGGTCGCCAGGTTCAGCGTGGACTCCAGCACCTGCCGCACGTCCACTTCCACGTTGTCCGTCGAGTCCACCCGGCTGAACGTCTTCAAGTCGCGGACGATGGTGCGCACCCGGTCCGCGCCCTGCTGCGCCTCGGCCAGCGCCGACTGCGCGTCCGACACCGAGCCCACCAGCCTCGGCTCCAGGCCCCGCGCGCCGTCCCCCAGCAGCTCGCCCAGCGCCTCGCGCGCGAAGGCCAGGTTCGCCGAGAGGTACGCCAGCGGGTTGTTGATTTCATGCGCCACGCCGGCCGCCAGCGTGCCCACCGACGCCATGCGCTCGGCGAGCAGCAGCCGGGCCTGCATCTGGTTGCGCTCCGTGAGGTCGTGCGACACGGAGACCACGGAGTCCGTGCCGTCGAAGGGCAGCGGGAAGTGGGTGGACTCCACGTGGAGGAAGGTGCCGTCGCGCCGCAGCAGCCGCCGCTCCTGGGGCGCCGCGAGGCCGGTGCGCAGCACGGCCTCCGACAGGGCGAAGTCCTCCGGGGGGATGATGTCGGAGAGGTGCTTGCCGAGCAGCTCGCGCACGTCCGTGTAGCCCAGCGCGGTGGCCACCTTGAGGTTGGCGTAGCGCACGCGCGCGTCCTTCCCGAAGACGGCCACCAGGTCCGGCAGGCTCTCGATGAGCGTGCGGAAGCTCACCTCCGAGCGCCGCAGCTCCTCCTCGGCGCGCTTGAGCGGGGTGATGTCCGGGAAGAAGGAGATGATGTGCGGCGAGCCCGCGTAGGGGACCAGCCCCATGAAGAGCAGCGTGTGCCGCACCTCGCCCGTGCGGGTGTGGTACTGCGCGTCCACCCCGCGCACCGAGCCGTGCCGCCGCAGCCGCTCCACCACCTGGGAGCGGTCGAAGGGGCGCTCCCACAGGCGCAGCTCCACGGTGGTGCGGCCGATGACCTCCTCGCGCGAGTAGCCGAAGGCCTGGAAGTAGGCCTCGTTCGCCGCCACCACCCGGCCGTCGGTGAGCGTGGTGATGGAGGTGGGGACCGGGGACACCGACAGCATGCTGTCGCGCAGGTCGTCCCCGAAGGGCACGCCCGTGCGCCCCAGGCGGCGGGTGAAGCGCCGCTCGGCCAGGTCCAGCCGCAGCTCCAGCTCCGCCGGGTCCGGTGGCCACGCCAGCACCTCGTCCGCGCCGGCCTCCAGGGCCGCGTGCAGCGAGCCCAGGGCCGCGCGCGGGCCCAGCAGCATCACCACGGCCTCCACCCCCCCGGGCAGGCTGCGCAGGGCGCGCAGCAGGGGGATGGGGGCGGCCGGGGCGAACGCGTTCACCACCACGAGCGCGCAGGCACCCGAGCGCCAGGTGGCCGGCACCTCGGCGTCGCGCGAAGCGGTGACCGCCGTGTGCCCACGCGCCCGCAGCCGGGCCTCCAATGGCGCCAGGTCCACCCCTCCCTGGGTGACGATCAGGACCCGCATGGGACTCCTCGTATGCAAGGGTTCATCGTTGCACGAGCCCCCGGTTGGAAAAAGTGTGGTGTCCTGAGCGTTGGTTGCAGTCCGTTGGAAGCACGGGAGTTGCGGGACTGGTACAGTGGGACCACGGACCGGGGTGTACCGGCGGTGCTGGAGGGGGGAAACGCATGGAGCGGAGGGGACTGAGCGAGCCGGCGACGGAGCCGAGGAAGCCGCCCCCCATGCCCGTGCAGGTTCCACGGCGCAACTTCGAGGGGCTGTTCGTCCACGCGCTGAAGCCCACGGGCGGCTTCGCCCAGTCGCTGCGTGACATCGGCTACGATGCGGACTCGACGCAGGAGTACTACCCCCTGTCGGTGTGGCGCGCGGCGCTGGGGGTGGCCCGGCGCCACGCCTTCGCGGGGCAGTCGCCGGAGTCCGCCAACCGGGCGCTGGGGCACAAGTACGTGGAGGGCTTCGCGCAGACGCTGGTGGGGCGCATCTTCGCCACGGCGGCACCGCTGCTGGGCACGGAGCGCTGCCTGACGCGGCTGCCCACGTACCTCAAGGCGGGGCGCGAGGACATGAAGATGCTGCTGGAGCCGGTGCAGGCGCGTGAGTGGCGCGTGCGCGTGGTGGACCCGGACCCGCTGCCGGACTTCGTGGCGGGCGTGGTGGAGGGCGTGCTGCGCCGCACCCGGGTGACGCCGGAGGTGGAGGTGCAGGAGCGGCAGTCCACGGGCTACGCGCTGCGCGTGCGGTGGGACGGGCCCTGAGGCGGCCCTAGTTGAGGAGCCGCTTGGGCGGTGGCTTCCGACCCGGGGCCGTCGGGGGCCGTGCCTGCAGCCAGCGCTGGATGACGTCCAGCAGCCCGTCGAAGGTGTCGCGCAGGGCCCAGGCCCGGTCATCCGCGTCGGTCAGCTCGACGCAGCGCAGCAGCCCGTCGCGCAGGGCGCGCTGGGCGCCGGGGCAGTCGCCGCGCGCGTCGATGAGCTGCTCGGCGGTGCGGGCATAGAGCCGGTAGCAGGCCTCCACGTCGCCGCGGTTGTAGGCGGGGGCGCCCACGTTGATGGCCTGGCTCAGGGCGCTGCCGATGGCCTCCACCGTGCCGGGCGAGGCGCCCTCCAGCACGCTCAGCGGATGCTGCGGCACCTGGCGCACGCGGCCCGCCCGCCGCCGGGGGCCCTCCAGCACGGACAGCGGCGCCGTGCTGGTGGCGCGCAGCATGGGCATCACATAGCGGGTGGGAATCACCAGCCCCAGCGAGCGGCCATTGGCCAGGGCCGCGGTGGCCACGCCCACCACGGTGCCTCGCGAGTCCAGCACCGGGCCGCCCGAGGACTCCTCGGGAATGGTGCGCGTCAGCTCCAGCAGGGTGAGCCAGTCGCCCAGCACCTGCACCGCGCGCACCTCCTGCGAGCGCACCTCCGGGGCGGGCCTGCCCACCGCGCGCAGCACGTAGACGGTGTCGCCCTCCGCGGGCAGCGGGCCTGGCACCAGCGGCAGCGCGGGGACGATGTCTGGCAGGGGCAGCCGCAGGACGGCCAAATCCCTCCGCTCGTCCAGCGCCACCACCTGCACCACCTCCGAGCGCACGCCGTCGGCCATCACCGCGCCGATGCTGCGCGCGCCCGACACGGCATGGAGGCTGGTGACGAGGTGCCCCTCGGCGGTGGCCACGAAGCCGGACGCGGTGCGGCCCTCCACCTCCAGCACCACCAGGGACGGGGAGGCCAGGACCAGTGCGTCCCGGGGAGGCGTCCTATCGGGGCCCTCGGACATGGTGACCTCCTGGTGTCGCGGGAAGTTCT
It encodes:
- a CDS encoding DUF2378 family protein; amino-acid sequence: MERRGLSEPATEPRKPPPMPVQVPRRNFEGLFVHALKPTGGFAQSLRDIGYDADSTQEYYPLSVWRAALGVARRHAFAGQSPESANRALGHKYVEGFAQTLVGRIFATAAPLLGTERCLTRLPTYLKAGREDMKMLLEPVQAREWRVRVVDPDPLPDFVAGVVEGVLRRTRVTPEVEVQERQSTGYALRVRWDGP
- a CDS encoding PAS domain S-box protein, which translates into the protein MRVLIVTQGGVDLAPLEARLRARGHTAVTASRDAEVPATWRSGACALVVVNAFAPAAPIPLLRALRSLPGGVEAVVMLLGPRAALGSLHAALEAGADEVLAWPPDPAELELRLDLAERRFTRRLGRTGVPFGDDLRDSMLSVSPVPTSITTLTDGRVVAANEAYFQAFGYSREEVIGRTTVELRLWERPFDRSQVVERLRRHGSVRGVDAQYHTRTGEVRHTLLFMGLVPYAGSPHIISFFPDITPLKRAEEELRRSEVSFRTLIESLPDLVAVFGKDARVRYANLKVATALGYTDVRELLGKHLSDIIPPEDFALSEAVLRTGLAAPQERRLLRRDGTFLHVESTHFPLPFDGTDSVVSVSHDLTERNQMQARLLLAERMASVGTLAAGVAHEINNPLAYLSANLAFAREALGELLGDGARGLEPRLVGSVSDAQSALAEAQQGADRVRTIVRDLKTFSRVDSTDNVEVDVRQVLESTLNLATTEIRHRARLVKHFGEVPPVRANESRLGQVFLNLLVNAAQAIPGGAPERHEIRVATRVASNGRVVVEVADTGTGIASEHLPRLFDPFFTTKEPGVGTGLGLSICHSLVAALGGEIHVESEPGKGSTFRVLLHPTVPVQKAPETPAPPPPSLEKRGRLLVVDDEPLVCTALGRTLRPHHDVTLSTRAQEALERIEAGERYDVVFCDLMMPGMSGMDFYSALKERYPEQALRVVFLTGGAVTQQARAFLETVPSPHIEKPFAGRELLSLVQERLRRAPIS
- a CDS encoding glucan biosynthesis protein yields the protein MKASRRKSWSAWLCAAVLSLAGAAPVAAAPAKPGASAPAKAFTASTVVERARALAARPYQEPRQSLPEAYARLSYDAYRDIRYRNDKAWWRDEGLPFQAQFFHPGFLYPTPVAVSVVSKGQVEPVRFSPEFYTYGTLVPAPPLAKADGFAGLRLTHPLNREEHFDEVLSFLGASYFRALGQGNVYGLSARGVAIDTALPRPEEFPAFRELWLERPAPGADRVVVHALLDGPSVTGAYRFTLIPGARTVMEVEATLFSRKAVEQLGLAPLTSMYLFGENDRGPSDDFRPEVHDSDGLFVWTGEGEQLWRPLQNPARLSVSSFRARAPRAFGLLQRDTVFSSYEDLEARYELRPSAWVEPVGDWGPGAVKLVEIPTPNEFHDNIVAFWVPDAPLTPGTPLRVAYRLHWGAVAPWPATASFVTATRIAAGDTAGARRFVLDFSPSAAAGDGPVEAVITASQGQVLKATARRHEPSGGWRATFELLPDGSAPTELRAYLRRGSETLTETWSYLWTP
- a CDS encoding S1 family peptidase produces the protein MSEGPDRTPPRDALVLASPSLVVLEVEGRTASGFVATAEGHLVTSLHAVSGARSIGAVMADGVRSEVVQVVALDERRDLAVLRLPLPDIVPALPLVPGPLPAEGDTVYVLRAVGRPAPEVRSQEVRAVQVLGDWLTLLELTRTIPEESSGGPVLDSRGTVVGVATAALANGRSLGLVIPTRYVMPMLRATSTAPLSVLEGPRRRAGRVRQVPQHPLSVLEGASPGTVEAIGSALSQAINVGAPAYNRGDVEACYRLYARTAEQLIDARGDCPGAQRALRDGLLRCVELTDADDRAWALRDTFDGLLDVIQRWLQARPPTAPGRKPPPKRLLN